TATAATGTCCGTCTGGCGGTGGAAAATAATTTCAATTTCCAGGCGGGGCATGCTCATGACCGATACACGATGTTTAACGGAGTCAGAAGCGAGGGCACCTATCTTGATTCTCTTCTCACCCGGCGTGGTTGCGGTACAGTCATCATTCGTGATGACTGGCGGCAAATCGCAGTTGCCCTCACCTGTGACCGTGATGCCGAAATCTGGCAGGTGCCGATATTCACCATTTCGCTTTCCGAAGGGGGCTTTGAGAAAGTCTATCAGGGGACTTCGCTGGTCAACATTTTTCCATTCGACCTGAAGAAAGGGAGACCGTTTGAACTGACTTTCCTTCTTTTTGCCGGGCCGATAAAGAATATGCCGAACCGGTTTCAGAATGTCCGTGCCGCCGCCGCGGTTTGATCACATAAAGATGCTTCCGAATGCACGGCAGGCCTGGCGGCCTGCCGTTTTTCTTATTCTTTCCGAAGCGGGCGCCGATTAGTCCGAATTTCCAGGCAGATCGATCAGTATCCATGCCGGGGGCTGAAGCATATCAGGGCTGGTTCCGTCTTGAGAAATTGGGCGATTGTTTGTATATTGATATCCGATATTTGCATAAGGAGCCTGGAATGTCTGACATCGAAGTGGACGGAAAAAAATTGGAGTTGAATGAAGAGGGATTCTTACTCAACCCCCGGGAATGGGACAACAAGGTGGCTGAAGCCCTGGCCAAATCGCAGGAGGGGTTGGAGCATCTCAGCGAGGAACATTGGGCGGTGATAAATTTTATCCGCAACCATTACCTCGAAACCACTATGGCTCCAATGGTTCGTTCGATCTGCAAGACCACCGGCTTCCCTTTGCGAAGAATTTATGAATTGTTCCCCTCCGGTCCGGCCAAAGGGGCCTGCAAACTTGCCGGTCTCCCGAAACCCGATGGCTGCGTCTAAGGCAAGATGCTTCAATCAATACTCCGCGGGGGGGTAATCGTTTCCGCCGCTTTCGCCCTCATCGCGCTTATGATCCTGATAGTTCGGACTTTTTCATTCGGTAAAAAGCCGTACCATTCCCAACCTGCGGGAAAACCATTAAATGGCGTAATTTATGCTTTCGGGCGGGGGATGATGCCATGGGAAAAAGAGAGCGCCGGGAAGCATCTCCCGACCTTTGCGGCCGGAATCATTTATCACCTGGCCATTTTCGCCGCACTTCTTTACTTAATAACATCATTGCTTGAAATGGCCATTCCCGCGACTGTGCTATTGGCCTTGCGGGTCATTCTTTTGGCCGGCCTTCTCTGTGGGTTTGCGCTTCTGCTCAAGAGGATTATTATTCCGTATATGCGGGGAATCAGCTGTTTTGATGATTTCGTGGCCAACATGTTCGTCAATCTCTTTCTCGGGGCTGCTTTAGCAGTAACATTGGCGACTGGGCTTAAATCGCTCTTTTTCATTATGGCGATAACTCTCTTTATCTATATCCCGATGGGCAAAATCCGACATTGTTTTTATTTTTTCTATACCCGGGCATTTTTCGGCATCTTTTTCGGGCGGCGCGGAGTCTTTCCTCATCCCTCGCGGGAGGTTTAGCTTATGACGGATATGACCGACAGGAAAGACCCTCTTGATGCAAGAATCGATGCTATCGGCCCCGAAGAGATTCGGAAAGCTCTGCAGATTCTTTCCGAAAAGATCGACAGCCGGGCGGCGGCCTATCTCAACACCTGTGTGCACTGCGGCCTTTGCGCCGATTCATGCCATTATTACCTGAGTAATGGGGAAATTGAATCGGTTCCGGCCTACAAACTGAATCTGCTGCTGTCGGCTTTCAAACGGTATTTCACTTTTCTGGGCAGGCATGCTCCCTCTCTGGGCGGGGCGAAAGATTTGGACCGGGAAAAACTCCGTGAATGGATTGATTCTCTTTACGGTAGATGCAGTCTTTGCGGCCGTTGCACCATAAACTGCTCGGTCGGCATCGATATTTCCCGCCTTATCCGGATCGGCCGGAGCGTGCTGGCCTCGATTGATCTGGTGCCTCCGGATCTTCAAGCGACCGTCAATACCGCCCTGGAAAAAGGGAATAACATGGGAATTCCCCGGACCGAATGGCTGGAGACAGTGCAATGGCTGGAGGAGGAACTTCAGCAGGAGGTGAGGAATGCTGCTGCACGGCTTCCCATTGATCAGAAGAATGCTCGATATTTATATACGGTCAACCCGCGGGAGCCGAAGTTTTTCCCTCTTTCGCTTGTGGCGACCGCCAAGATATTTTTCGCCGCCCGCGAAAACTGGACTCTGGCTTCCGATTTCTATGATGTCACTAACTATGGTCTTTTCAGCGGCGATGATGCCGCCTCCGGTCTGATTTCCAGTCGTCTTCTGGAAACAATGAAAAGACTTCAGGCGGAGACCCTGGTTTTGGGAGAATGCGGGCACGGCTTCAATTCTAACCGCTGGGAGGCCCCCGAATGGCTGGCATCAAAGCAGGACATCCCAACCATAAGCATCTTACAGGTTATCGCCGATTATATCCATCAGGGGAAAATCAAACTTGATCCAACCCGCAACCGGAAGACTGTCACCCTGCACGACCCCTGCAACCTGGTGAGAATGGGCGGCGTAATCGAGGAGCAGCGTTTTATCCTGAAACACGCTGTCGCCAATTTCGTTGAGATGTACCCCAATCGGGAGAAAAATTTCTGCTGTGGCGGCGGCGGCGGACAGCTTTCCATGAGCCGCTATGCATCGCGAAGGTTAAAGGCGGGGGGGATAA
The genomic region above belongs to Candidatus Zixiibacteriota bacterium and contains:
- a CDS encoding (Fe-S)-binding protein, producing the protein MTDMTDRKDPLDARIDAIGPEEIRKALQILSEKIDSRAAAYLNTCVHCGLCADSCHYYLSNGEIESVPAYKLNLLLSAFKRYFTFLGRHAPSLGGAKDLDREKLREWIDSLYGRCSLCGRCTINCSVGIDISRLIRIGRSVLASIDLVPPDLQATVNTALEKGNNMGIPRTEWLETVQWLEEELQQEVRNAAARLPIDQKNARYLYTVNPREPKFFPLSLVATAKIFFAARENWTLASDFYDVTNYGLFSGDDAASGLISSRLLETMKRLQAETLVLGECGHGFNSNRWEAPEWLASKQDIPTISILQVIADYIHQGKIKLDPTRNRKTVTLHDPCNLVRMGGVIEEQRFILKHAVANFVEMYPNREKNFCCGGGGGQLSMSRYASRRLKAGGIKAEQIKKTGARIVVAPCHNCIDQLSELNKEYKLGVEIKTLSEIVAAALVI
- a CDS encoding TusE/DsrC/DsvC family sulfur relay protein produces the protein MSDIEVDGKKLELNEEGFLLNPREWDNKVAEALAKSQEGLEHLSEEHWAVINFIRNHYLETTMAPMVRSICKTTGFPLRRIYELFPSGPAKGACKLAGLPKPDGCV